In the genome of Anaerolineaceae bacterium oral taxon 439, the window ACGTTTCGCCCAGACCTAAAATAAATCCCCCGATCATCGCGCCCGGAATACTCCCGATTCCGCCCAGAACCGCCGCCACGAAGCATTTCAACCCCGGAAGCGAACCGCTGAACGGATTCACGGACATCCGGTCGGTAAAGTACAGGATCGAGCCGACCCCTGCCAGGAGGGAACCGATCGCGAACGTCGCGCTGATCACACTGTTCAGCTGCACCCCCATCAGTTTCGCGGTCTCGAAATCGGTCGCGACAGCGCGCATTGCCATCCCGATCTTCGTATGATTGATCAGCTGAACCAACGCCCAAACCAGGATCACCGTGATTACCGGCGTAATAAACGTCACGAGCGACGACGACAGCGTTCCGATCTGAAAAACCCGCTTCAGTATTGGAATCTCCGGATATCCACGCGGCAGCGCAGTAAACAGGTAAGTCGCCAGATTTTGAAGCAGGTACGATACGCCGATCGCCGAAATCATAATCGACATCCGCGGCGCAGATCGCAGCGGACTATACGCAAACCGTTCAATAACGACGCCCAAAACGGCCGTCCCGACTAATACCACCGGCAACGCTAATTGCCAGGGCATCGCCGCGATCGAAAAAATCATGAAATACCCGGCCATCATGAAAATCTCGCCATGCGCAAAATTAATCAGGCGCAGCACCCCATAAACCATCGTGTATCCGATCGCGATCAGCGCGTAGGCGCCGCCCAACGATATCCCCGCTAAAGTATGTTGAAGTACGGTTTCTAAACTCATAAAATATAACTCCCGCTCAATTAAGCTCGGGCGCGCCGCCCGCCGCAGAAGCGTCCAAGACCGTTATCCTTCTCGAACGGCGCGGAACGATAAGACAAATAAGGCGCCGGTTTTACGTCTTCGGCGCCTTACAATTTCCTGAATCCTTCCGGCGCTTCAGAAGCACAATCCGTCTGATCTGGTACGTGCCTGAAGCTGGAGAACCAGACTCAGACAAAGCTTATTCCGCAACAGTAACGGTCTGCAGGAACTTGAATTTTCCGTCCTCGATAACCTTAATAAACGCCATATCCTTGATCGCATCGCCATTTTCGTCGAAAGCGATTTTACCGGTTACAGCCTCGAATTCAAGTTCCGTCAGCGCGTCGCGAATCGCGACCGGATCGACCGAATCCGCCTGCTCCATCGCGCGGTACAGCGCCAGATAGGCGTCGTAGCTAAGCGCGGCAACCGCCGGAATAATTTCGGGCTGTCCGTTTTCAACAAGAAACGGCTTGAATCCCTCGACGAATTTCCTCGCCTCCTCGGTTTCCGGAGCCGCGTCGTCGAAGAACGTCGAGACGACGACGCCTTCCGCGTCAGCCCCGGCGTTATCGATAATCGTCGCGTTCTCCCAGGTATCGCCGCCCATGATCTGCGCCGTAATCCCCAATTCTCGCGCCTGTTTAATAATCAACGACGCGGTCACGATCGACGACGGCGCGAAAATAACGTCCGGATCGGCGGCTTTAATATTGCCAAGGATGGCCTTGAAGTCGGTCTGATTCGTCTGGAACTGCTCCTGCGCGACGATTCCGTCTTCGCCGGCGAGCGCGACGAACGCGTTCGTGAAGAAGCTCCCCAGCCCGGACGAATAGTCGTCGCCCAGCTGCGTAATAACCGCGGCTTTCTTCGCGCCGTTCTGGAACGCGTAGTTTGCCATGACCGTACCTTGGAACGGATCGAGGAAAGCGACGCGGAAATAAAAATCGTTTCCGAACGTAACCTGCGGATTCGTACAGGAAGCGCCCATCGCCGGGATCATCGCATCAGCGAAAATCTCGCCCGCCGCGATCGAAACGCCCGAACCGTAAGAACCGACGACCGCGGTAACGTTCTTACTGACCAGGTTCTGCGCAGCGGTTACCGCCTCGGTCTTATCGCTCTTATTATCAACTTCAAACAGGTTGATTTTATAAGTTTTACCGCCGACCGTAATCTCCGGATAAACCTGATTCGCGTATCGGACGCCGAGAACCTCCTGGAAACCGCCGCCGCCGTTTTCGCCCGTAACCGGTTCGAAAACGCCGATTGTAATTTCGCCGTCTACCTGCGCATACGCAAACCCGACAGCAGCCAATAAAGAAACAGCAAGCAACAGCGACAATGCAATAATCTTCTTCATCAGAACCTCCATCAATATAAAGTTGTACACGAGATTTACTTTTGCATTATAGCACATCCTTTTTTCATCCTGCAACAGGAAAACTGTAAAGGATCTGCGTTTCAAATTTCAATGTGAGTTGTCAAGGGTCACATACCCTTGTCATAAAATCCTGCGGCAGAGCGCGAAATCGCCGCCGTCCTACAGTAAAGTTAACACATGGACCAACGCGAAGCCTCAGCGATCAACATTACGAAAACGGCGAACGGCATGACTCGCCGCACTTGCGTTTTAACCTCCTGAGGCGTTCGCAAACTTAATCCTGGATCGGAAAAAGTTGAAACTGCCTCTCGGGGCAGTTTTTCTTTGAGCGGTTCGAATCCCGAATACTCTATCGTTGAAAGGAAACATCACACATGCAGTCTCAGTCTATCCACAAAATCCCTGTCGCTGTCCTGGCCGCAACCGGTTCCGTCGGTCAGCGTTTTATCAGCCTGTTAGCGAATCATCCCTGGTTCGAAGTCGCGGAAATTACGGCTTCGGACCGTTCCGTCGGCCAACGCTACGAAGACGCCTGCCATTGGCTGCTGCCTGAACCGATGCCCGAGAGGGTCGGAAAGATGGTCCTGCTCCCAACGGAAGCTTCCGCGCTGACGCGGTCAAAAATCGCGTTTTCCGCGCTTCCCGCCGACGTCGCGAAAACGGTCGAATCCGACGCCGCGAAAGCCGGCCTGTACGTCTGCTCCAATGCGTCCGCGTACCGGAAGGATCCGCTCGTTCCGATCCTCGTTCCGGAAGCGAACCCGGATCATATCGGTATTCTCAACGTTCAGCAGAAAGAATACGGCTGGAGCGGCGGGATCCTGACGAATCCAAACTGCACGACGACCGGGTTCGTCGTCCCGCTGACAGCGATCGATCGAAAATTCGGACTGGAACGCGCGATCGTTTTTTCGATGCAGGCGATTTCAGGCGCGGGCTATCCCGGCATCCCATCCATGGATATCCTCGGCAACGTCATTCCGTATATCGGCGGCGAGGAAGAAAAACTCGAATATGAACCGGCGAAGATTATGGGCACGTTCGACGGAGCGCAGATTCATCAG includes:
- a CDS encoding ABC transporter permease — its product is MSLETVLQHTLAGISLGGAYALIAIGYTMVYGVLRLINFAHGEIFMMAGYFMIFSIAAMPWQLALPVVLVGTAVLGVVIERFAYSPLRSAPRMSIMISAIGVSYLLQNLATYLFTALPRGYPEIPILKRVFQIGTLSSSLVTFITPVITVILVWALVQLINHTKIGMAMRAVATDFETAKLMGVQLNSVISATFAIGSLLAGVGSILYFTDRMSVNPFSGSLPGLKCFVAAVLGGIGSIPGAMIGGFILGLGETFMVAAGFSTFSDAFTFVILVLMLLFKPTGLFGEAITEKV
- a CDS encoding amino acid ABC transporter substrate-binding protein, giving the protein MEVLMKKIIALSLLLAVSLLAAVGFAYAQVDGEITIGVFEPVTGENGGGGFQEVLGVRYANQVYPEITVGGKTYKINLFEVDNKSDKTEAVTAAQNLVSKNVTAVVGSYGSGVSIAAGEIFADAMIPAMGASCTNPQVTFGNDFYFRVAFLDPFQGTVMANYAFQNGAKKAAVITQLGDDYSSGLGSFFTNAFVALAGEDGIVAQEQFQTNQTDFKAILGNIKAADPDVIFAPSSIVTASLIIKQARELGITAQIMGGDTWENATIIDNAGADAEGVVVSTFFDDAAPETEEARKFVEGFKPFLVENGQPEIIPAVAALSYDAYLALYRAMEQADSVDPVAIRDALTELEFEAVTGKIAFDENGDAIKDMAFIKVIEDGKFKFLQTVTVAE
- a CDS encoding aspartate-semialdehyde dehydrogenase produces the protein MQSQSIHKIPVAVLAATGSVGQRFISLLANHPWFEVAEITASDRSVGQRYEDACHWLLPEPMPERVGKMVLLPTEASALTRSKIAFSALPADVAKTVESDAAKAGLYVCSNASAYRKDPLVPILVPEANPDHIGILNVQQKEYGWSGGILTNPNCTTTGFVVPLTAIDRKFGLERAIVFSMQAISGAGYPGIPSMDILGNVIPYIGGEEEKLEYEPAKIMGTFDGAQIHQHPFKVSAHTNRVAVVDAHTICISFELREKASVPALIEALESFEYSPLLQGLPSLPEKAIVYHREPNRPQPRLDRGLYGGMASHAGRLRPCSIFDYRMVTLSHNTIKGAAGGSIVNAELLARTKFGM